The Lactuca sativa cultivar Salinas chromosome 2, Lsat_Salinas_v11, whole genome shotgun sequence genome includes the window aaaactgaaaaccgtaagcacaaagcttagtgagttcccccatcgtaccacatacggGATCGAGTCttgggtcccgcatccactcggcgagtcggacctatgactcgccgagtccaaggctaaaagaagggaaatactcaaataagatttacgtaccaggaaccgggtgctacaatattgatctaacatgataaggtaactatccataagcaaaaacagcaagaaatcgcgaaattatccccatctgacgagttgactcgtcgagtcaggcttggactcgtcgagtctgcatggactcggcgagttcagccatggactcggcgagtccagcctccagaaaccgaaaaaacgaattttccagttatacaatgcatcaatacaattgaaaccaagctagtctctgataccactgatgggttttggtcataagacatcctatgtgctcatacaaaccctaatgcttggatctaggtttctctattgtacatgctttgaatccaagactataaaccctaattctagcatatggaaatcaatattaacatataattaggtttatgaaattaccttgattgttatgtagcaataacaatcccaattcctccttgaattgactttggaaggcttagagtcacaagtgtcactcctctaacggttcacaaacaccataagcaagaggatgaagaggagagaggatggaggctacccaaaacgtgttctaaccctagaaaagaagttccccacgtttttgagccttaagggttctatatatagtgaggctattagggttatctaacaaggaaaccctaatttggttgcttaagccctaagcaacccatagactcctttaatcaagcccttggacgatttccttatgggcttcccataagaattcgtccacctcttgatttaagacaatccatcgcccaaattgcaattatcttataattacaattccagtcccttaagtttaattaatctcttttagtcacaaaactaattaccaattaattattgactaatattaattaaacaatatgatttctcctttaatatattattcccataatatattaataaatcatatttaatcctttctctccataattcatcctatcaagttgctttagtgaaggcaacccaaaaggaccatgcaccatcgggtcaagtacatacataaatagttttggacttagacactaatccaacagtgtcATGCACAGGATGTGCAACCAAGTGATGATGTATACCACTCAATGGCACCTGGTGCATCATCATGAAACTTTATGCGTTGATAATGGCATATGATTTGCTATCATGTGCATAGTTAAAggttcggtcaaggtgacatTTGTCTACGGGCAGGATGTAGGTGACATTGAACAGCCATGCAATGTCTCTCATGGTTGAAGGTTGTAGAAGCAGTTGCGTTGCAGAATGCAACTTGTAATTGACTAACACCTTTCATGGACCTAAGATTGATGGGCTTGGCCCATTATAGTTTTAGGTCTGATCTTTAGTCTATAAATAAGGGTGCCTACTAAGTCATTAATTTTGTCTTGTTCTTTGTATCATGTATCCTTAATGGGTAGGCGAATTTCTGTTGGTTGTACTTGTAATCTCTATTTGGGAACTCTGTGAATAAAAATACTTCCTTCCTGTCTGTAAACGTAAGTCACCTTGATCAAACTATATaaaatttgtgtttttgtgtGCTTGTGGTTTCGTAAGTTATCCACATTACTTTCTAAAAAGGGTTATCAGAGCTTGTCAAGTGTAGGGGTGGCAATAATATTGTGTGCAGGTTGACGGGTAACAGGTTGACAGTGCAGAATGCACCAACCTGTATACAACCCATATAATTATTTGTGTCGTGAGTTGACGGGATACGGTTGGTagtttgaaaacatcaacttgtCTAACCTGTTTAGTTATACAGGTCAATGCACCAACCAGTATACAACCCAAATCGCCCCTAGTCAAGTGTTTAACACGAATAAACACAAAACACAaatttttaaaactcataaacccGTGTTGTTGATCATATTATGTATCAATTGGCAGGTATAATTTGGTGTCAGGTTTTTGGTTACTACACCGTATTGGTGAATTTGTTGATGAAATGAAACTACTGATACCGGTTGATAACTTTTTTATTTGTAAATGAAAAGGTAGAATGATCATTTAATAATTCTCAtacaatttacaaaaaaaaaaaaaaaaaaaaaaaaaaaaaaaaaagcaaacatTTTGTATCCACCACATTATCTATACATAAATCTTTTATGCATTCCACACTTAAATTGTACAATTGATAATAGGAAAAGAAACAAACATCAATAAAACATATCTGGTTATCCTATTGTGTTACGGCTGCATGCATTTTCCtaatcaatttcttttaatgATGAAATCCTAATTATGCCTCATATCAATGCAACACGGCAATTGGCAATGGCCTCAACAAAAGATTAATCTTTCTTAAATGCCGCTAGAGGCTAGagcaaaatgtcaaaaaaaaaacaGTTGACACTAGAGATAAAAGTACTAAAGTAGTAATCCAAAGAATGTATGCCATAAGCCAAACTTTTGTGTAAAACTAATTTAAAGTAAACCAAAGAAGACAATTACAAAATCTTTAGTGTGTATTTGATAATTAATAGTATTACACAATGAGTTTGTGTTAGAAACAAAAATCAGGTGCTGACATCAACGGCTTCAAAGCAGTGCTGATCCTAACAGCATAATGTTTAAAGCAATTCAAAGGAACAAATTACTAGCAAAAAGCAATATGAGTAGCAATGTAGCATGCCAAAAAGTTGAAAGCATTCTGTATTGTTTAAATAAGCAATATGCTTTGCTTGTACATTTGAaggatttcaaaattccaaaaaggTTACAAATAAAAAGCAGTGGTTAAGGGTCATACAAAATGCTGAGTGGGGTACTCATGTTCATATGCATTGTAGTCATAGTAGAGTCTTTCTCCCTTTGATATATCCCTGTTAGCTACCAGCAACACCCTCGCCTCACCATCCACATCATATCGCACACACTTCAAATTCTGCTTCCTTCTCCCCTCTCTGTAAACAGAACCAAACAATAAAATACAAATACATTTGCACAAATTTTAAAATTCCCTTTTAATACTTGAATAAATATATCACAAGGCAAATAGAGCCTACATGGTGTGATTGTTAATGCCATTGATGAATCGAGCAATATTGCTGCGCTTGTCAGGACAAATGACAAGACTTTTTGAAGGATGAGCAGCAGAAATAAGAGTCATGATGCTGTCTCCATCATCATTCTCCCTGCTTTTTAAgtaatcaacatctccaacataTTCAGTGATTATTGTCCAGTCTTTGATACATTTATCAGCTTCTACAGTGAAACTGCAACAATAACATAATATATCAATCGCCTGCCTCATGAAAGGTTTaagcacaaaaaaaaaaaaaaccacccACTTACCCTTCCACAGGATCAAAAACAACCATAAGTGGAGGGCATTCCCCTTTCCTCATCATGCTCTTGCACAGATTCAACGCCTCAGTGTCTTCTCTTGATAAAACCTGCATCCCTTCTTTCTCAAAAGCAGGACGATTAGCTGACCTAGGAGCCATGCCATGAATATATGTGAGCTCATTACTGAACTCAGCTCCTGTAGCTGTCAGTGCTGTCGCTAGCGATGCCATTTGTTCTAGTCTTCTTGCAGGATCCTCACTTGGACTATATGGTAACAGTCTCCTTTTCTTCTTTGATGCAATTAAGCAACTTTTTCGCCTCCTTTTCTTGCCTATAtctacaatcatataacaaaacAAATCTTACCAATCTTTTTCACTAATCAagcaataaaacataaacaacatGAATAAATGATCTCTCTTATCTACCTTGACAAAATTCTGACGACCTTTGGATGCGGAAAAAATCAATGATTTTTGTTTGAACCAACGGGAACCCTGGGTACAGAACAAGAAATGACATTGTTAAAGGTGAACCAATCACTACTGGACTAAACATGATGTACACAGACAGCAATGCATATAATTCAAAG containing:
- the LOC111888890 gene encoding histone-lysine N-methyltransferase ATXR6, with protein sequence MVSGPRAVARRRTQATNSNKSSSRERSNAKNKDDNDYGDTKCEECGSGDYGSELLLCDQCDRGFHLFCLRPILASVPIGSWFCRSCSTNRKTISRFPLVQTKIIDFFRIQRSSEFCQDIGKKRRRKSCLIASKKKRRLLPYSPSEDPARRLEQMASLATALTATGAEFSNELTYIHGMAPRSANRPAFEKEGMQVLSREDTEALNLCKSMMRKGECPPLMVVFDPVEGFTVEADKCIKDWTIITEYVGDVDYLKSRENDDGDSIMTLISAAHPSKSLVICPDKRSNIARFINGINNHTIEGRRKQNLKCVRYDVDGEARVLLVANRDISKGERLYYDYNAYEHEYPTQHFV